A single Kryptolebias marmoratus isolate JLee-2015 linkage group LG7, ASM164957v2, whole genome shotgun sequence DNA region contains:
- the LOC108239401 gene encoding serine/threonine-protein phosphatase PP1-beta catalytic subunit, whose product MAEGELDVDSLISRLLEVRGCRPGKIVQMTEAEVRGLCIKSREIFLSQPILLELEAPLKICGDIHGQYTDLLRLFEYGGFPPEANYLFLGDYVDRGKQSLETICLLLAYKIKYPENFFLLRGNHECASINRIYGFYDECKRRFNIKLWKTFTDCFNCLPIAAIVDEKIFCCHGGLSPDLQSMEQIRRIMRPTDVPDTGLLCDLLWSDPDKDVQGWGENDRGVSFTFGADVVSKFLNRHDLDLICRAHQVVEDGYEFFAKRQLVTLFSAPNYCGEFDNAGGMMSVDETLMCSFQILKPSEKKAKYQYGGMNSGRPVTPPRTAQPPKKR is encoded by the exons TGCGAGGATGTCGACCAGGGAAGATCGTCCAGATGACGGAGGCGGAGGTGCGCGGCCTCTGCATCAAGTCTCGGGAAATCTTCCTCAGTCAGCCCATCCTCCTGGAGCTGGAGGCGCCGCTCAAAATCTGCG GTGACATCCATGGACAGTACACAGACCTGCTGAGACTCTTTGAGTACGGCGGCTTCCCTCCAGAGGCCAACTACCTGTTCCTGGGGGACTACGTGGACAGAGGGAAGCAGTCTCTGGAGACCATCTGCCTTCTGCTGGCCTACAAGATCAAATACCCCGAGAACTTCTTCCTGCTCCGAGGCAACCACGAGTGTGCCTCCATCAACCGCATCTACGGCTTCTACGACGAGT GTAAACGCAGGTTCAACATCAAGCTGTGGAAGACTTTCACCGACTGCTTCAACTGCCTGCCCATCGCTGCCATCGTGGACGAGAAGATCTTCTGCTGTCACGGAG GCCTCTCTCCTGACCTGCAGTCTATGGAGCAGATCAGACGGATCATGAGACCCACAGACGTGCCTGacacag GGCTCCTGTGCGACCTGCTGTGGTCCGACCCAGACAAAGACGTGCAGGGCTGGGGGGAGAACGACCGCGGCGTCTCCTTCACCTTCGGAGCCGACGTGGTCAGCAAGTTCCTCAACCGCCACGATCTGGACCTCATCTGTAGGGCCCACCAG GTGGTAGAAGATGGTTATGAGTTCTTCGCCAAGCGGCAGCTGGTGACTCTGTTCTCAGCTCCCAACTACTGCGGCGAGTTTGACAACGCCGGCGGCATGATGAGCGTGGACGAAACCCTCATGTGCTCCTTCCAG aTCCTGAAGCCGTCTGAGAAGAAGGCCAAGTACCAGTACGGAGGGATGAACTCCGGTCGGCCCGTCACTCCTCCCCGCACAGCCCAACCCCCAAAGAAACGATGA